CATCGGCCCTCTCGTGGTTAAGCAGGGCGTGCTTACCCGGCAGCGTAAAGGCACCGCTCTTGATGAGCACGTTCTCACACCAGCGAATCGTGCGATACGCCGTGCTCTCGCTCACACCGTAGCTGTGACCAATGTGCAGATACGTACGGTATTCCCGCCAGTATTCCAGCGTCATCCGCAACCGCGGCGCCACCGCCAGGCGATTTGGCTTGCCGCCCCGCTTCTTGAGTGTCGCCTCGGCACTCTCCAGCACGGCGACCATCTCGGTAAACGTCCGCTTCCTCACCCCGGTCAACCGCCGGAACGTCTCCTCCGGCATTCCGTCACATCCCTGAATCTCCATGGCGCTCCTCCCTGGCAGAAAAGGCATGGAAGCACATCCATGGCGGAAAGGAAATCCTCAAACGGAGGTTATGCAAGAAGTCTAATGACGAAGTCGAGCAGTATCTCGTGGCCATCGTGTTGCGCCCCGGCAACAGTTCGGCGAAGCGAGGGGCTAGTGTCAGCGCCGATGCTATAAGTCCTACAATCACCGAAGTGAGAAGTCCTCTGAACACCGAGTCACAATGTCTCTTCACCGCTCATCACGACGGAGGAGGGACGGATGCTGCGAAAGGAGGACTTCATGATGATTCAGGCATTGGCGCAACGTGGGCTCTATCTCTGTGACATTGCGACACAGGTGGGCGTGCATCCTCGAACCGTGCGGCGCGCACTGGCCCGCGGCGGGGCGCCAGCCCCGCGATCGAGCCGACATTGACCGGCTGTTAGCGGAGAACGTCTGGAATGCGGTGGTGATCTTTCGGGAGCTCCAGACCAAGGGGTACACGGGGCGACTCTCCATGACCCCGGTTGTCAAGAGTGGACGCCATGAATGACAGTCTCACGCCGCCGACTGTTGACGGGCCCACCGTTGGGCAAATGCCGCGGGCGAGCGATTCCCCAGCCGGGAATGCCGTCGCTGGCGGTT
Above is a window of Candidatus Nitrospira nitrosa DNA encoding:
- a CDS encoding helix-turn-helix domain-containing protein encodes the protein MLRKEDFMMIQALAQRGLYLCDIATQVGVHPRTVRRALARGGAPAPRSSRH